A region from the Anaeromyxobacter diazotrophicus genome encodes:
- the lysS gene encoding homocitrate synthase, with the protein MPNSNWRIIDSTLREGEQFAKATFRPQDKVEIARALDSFGVDYIELTSPAASPQSQRDLAHVVKLGLGARVITHSRCVVDDVKAAIDTGVRGLGLLFATSRILRESSHGKSIQQIIDAMAPPIELALGAGLEVRFSAEDTFRTEEADLLAVYRAAAQLGVHRVGLADTVGIATPRQVFTAVREVRRAVKCDIGFHGHNDTGCAIANAHEAVAAGATHVDVSVLGIGERIGITPLGGFVARMYSLDPQGVAKRYRLGQLRELERLVARAAAVEIPFNNYLTGETAYSHKAGMHLKAMTQNPGSYEVIPPEAFGLTRRLIVGSRLTGKHAIGYRAREIGITFGEGELKAITQRIKELADQGSLSEEQIDEVLREWVTA; encoded by the coding sequence ATGCCGAACTCGAACTGGAGGATCATCGACTCGACCTTGCGGGAAGGCGAGCAGTTCGCCAAGGCCACCTTCCGGCCCCAGGACAAGGTCGAGATCGCGCGCGCGCTCGACAGCTTCGGCGTCGACTACATCGAGCTCACCTCGCCGGCCGCCTCGCCGCAGTCGCAGCGCGACCTGGCCCACGTGGTGAAGCTGGGGCTGGGCGCCCGCGTCATCACCCACTCGCGCTGCGTGGTGGACGACGTCAAGGCGGCCATCGACACCGGGGTGCGCGGGCTGGGGCTCCTCTTCGCGACCAGCCGCATCCTGCGCGAGTCGTCGCACGGCAAGAGCATCCAGCAGATCATCGACGCCATGGCGCCGCCCATCGAGCTGGCGCTGGGCGCCGGGCTCGAGGTCCGCTTCAGCGCCGAGGACACCTTCCGCACCGAGGAGGCGGACCTCCTCGCCGTCTACCGCGCCGCGGCGCAGCTCGGCGTCCACCGGGTGGGGCTCGCCGACACGGTCGGGATCGCGACCCCACGCCAGGTCTTCACCGCCGTGCGCGAGGTGCGCCGCGCGGTGAAGTGCGACATCGGGTTTCACGGGCACAACGACACCGGCTGCGCCATCGCCAACGCCCACGAGGCGGTGGCGGCCGGCGCCACCCACGTCGACGTCTCGGTCCTGGGCATCGGCGAGCGCATCGGGATCACGCCGCTGGGCGGGTTCGTCGCCCGCATGTACTCGCTCGATCCGCAGGGGGTGGCGAAGCGCTACCGGCTGGGGCAGCTCCGCGAGCTGGAGCGGCTGGTGGCGCGCGCGGCGGCGGTGGAGATCCCGTTCAACAACTACCTCACCGGCGAGACGGCCTACTCCCACAAGGCCGGCATGCACCTCAAGGCCATGACCCAGAACCCGGGCTCGTACGAGGTCATCCCGCCGGAGGCGTTCGGCCTCACCCGCCGCCTCATCGTGGGGAGCCGCCTCACCGGCAAGCACGCCATCGGCTATCGCGCGCGGGAGATCGGCATCACCTTCGGCGAGGGCGAGCTCAAGGCCATCACCCAGCGCATCAAGGAGCTGGCCGACCAGGGCAGCCTCTCCGAGGAGCAGATCGACGAGGTGCTGCGCGAGTGGGTGACGGCCTGA
- a CDS encoding YbjQ family protein → MHGIQRHEIPILTTFEPPAGWEVERVIGPCWGITVRSRSVVGTTCAGCQTFFGGEITMFTELANDSRNEAMNRLEQQARVMGANGVLGMRFDSSELMQNTNEIVAYGTAVVLRARAA, encoded by the coding sequence ATGCACGGCATCCAGCGCCACGAGATCCCGATCCTGACCACCTTCGAGCCGCCCGCCGGCTGGGAGGTGGAGCGCGTCATCGGCCCGTGCTGGGGCATCACGGTGCGCAGCCGGAGCGTGGTCGGCACCACCTGCGCCGGTTGCCAGACCTTCTTCGGCGGCGAGATCACGATGTTCACCGAGCTCGCCAACGACAGCCGCAACGAGGCGATGAACCGGCTCGAGCAGCAGGCGCGCGTCATGGGCGCGAACGGGGTGCTCGGGATGCGCTTCGACTCGTCGGAGCTCATGCAGAACACGAACGAGATCGTCGCCTACGGTACGGCGGTGGTGCTGCGCGCCCGCGCCGCGTGA
- a CDS encoding FtsX-like permease family protein, translating to MRRYFLRALGAHLRGGRALFALAVAGVALGVGAVLSIQILNQSALGAFTGSVRALSGDAQLSVVGRGPTLPDELLPEVLGTAGVAAARPLLRLEVALEGERGAALELAGADLFSAAGRRPFELPRVRLAEVLARPGWVAVTPQLARERGWAPGTKLAVSLGSRRATLEVGALVDFQRVAPLASRRLAVMDLAQAQALLGAAGRVSQLDVVAAPGASVEDLTRRLEARLGPGYRAVTPEQRVAEAGALLAAFRLNLTALSAVSLFVGGFLVYASTQAALARRREELGVLRCLGATRAQVLALVLGDALVLGALGTAAGVPLGWLAARANVGAVSATLRNLYLLEGVEAVTLGPGLVALGVGLGLLGALAGAVLPALDVAREDPRALLSRRAEASPGRTPPRLAALGLLALAASAALALGPLRRWPYAGFGLALGVLAAVPLAAPLLLRAAGRLRPPRRLGVAFGARDLAAHLRATAVPAGALAVAVSMLVGITVMIGSFRHTVEDWLSATLRADVYVTSPSWRRGRTDAVLAPEVVARLAAAPGVRRVERLRQVTGEVLGRRVPVSGFDAAPAAGRVQLLAGDPAAALAKVAGEGQVLVSEPLARKAGLAPGDRLAIDFPAAGARAGPRRYVIAGVYRDYGSEGGAILMDLAALAEAAGPGPLTNVALDLAPGADVEGEVARLRREFQGEALVVRSNRTLRTEVLAIFEQTFAVTRLLQGMSLVVAVAGVALALLVLARERSAEVALLRALGATRGQIFRLFVGRALGIALAGLVLGAAGGAGLALVLVQVINPAWFGWSLALHAPWRVLASQGALLLTAAVAAGIYPAARASRTPATELARDAL from the coding sequence GTGAGGCGCTATTTCCTGCGTGCGCTCGGGGCGCACCTGCGGGGCGGCCGCGCCCTGTTCGCGCTGGCGGTGGCGGGCGTGGCGCTGGGCGTCGGGGCGGTGCTGTCCATCCAGATCCTGAACCAGAGCGCGCTCGGCGCCTTCACCGGCAGCGTGCGGGCGCTCTCGGGCGACGCGCAGCTCTCGGTGGTGGGCCGGGGGCCCACCTTGCCGGACGAGCTGCTGCCGGAGGTGCTCGGCACCGCCGGGGTCGCCGCGGCGCGGCCGCTCTTGCGGCTCGAGGTGGCGCTGGAGGGAGAGCGCGGCGCCGCGCTCGAGCTGGCGGGCGCCGACCTCTTCTCCGCGGCGGGGCGGCGCCCCTTCGAGCTCCCGCGCGTCCGCCTGGCCGAGGTGCTCGCGCGCCCGGGCTGGGTGGCGGTGACGCCGCAGCTCGCCCGCGAGCGCGGGTGGGCGCCCGGGACGAAGCTCGCCGTCTCGCTCGGCTCGCGCCGCGCGACCCTGGAGGTGGGGGCGCTCGTCGACTTCCAGCGCGTGGCGCCGCTCGCCAGCCGCCGCCTGGCGGTCATGGACCTGGCGCAGGCGCAGGCGCTCCTCGGGGCGGCGGGGCGCGTGAGCCAGCTCGACGTGGTGGCGGCGCCCGGCGCCTCCGTGGAGGACCTGACGCGCAGGCTCGAGGCGCGCCTCGGCCCCGGCTACCGCGCGGTGACGCCCGAGCAGCGCGTGGCGGAGGCGGGGGCGCTCCTCGCCGCCTTCCGGCTCAACCTCACCGCGCTCTCGGCGGTGAGCCTGTTCGTGGGCGGGTTCCTCGTCTACGCCTCCACCCAGGCGGCGCTGGCGCGACGCCGCGAGGAGCTGGGGGTGCTGCGCTGCCTCGGCGCCACCCGCGCCCAGGTGCTGGCGCTCGTCCTGGGCGACGCGCTCGTGCTCGGCGCGCTGGGCACCGCCGCCGGCGTCCCGCTCGGCTGGCTCGCCGCGCGCGCCAACGTGGGGGCGGTGAGCGCGACCTTGCGCAACCTGTACCTGCTCGAGGGCGTCGAGGCGGTGACGCTCGGGCCCGGGCTCGTGGCGCTGGGGGTGGGGCTCGGGCTCCTGGGCGCGCTGGCGGGCGCGGTCCTGCCCGCGCTCGACGTGGCGCGCGAGGACCCGCGGGCGCTCCTCTCGAGGCGCGCCGAGGCCTCGCCCGGGCGGACCCCGCCGCGGCTCGCCGCGCTCGGCCTCCTCGCCCTCGCAGCGTCCGCCGCGCTGGCGCTCGGGCCGCTCCGGCGCTGGCCCTACGCCGGCTTCGGCCTGGCGCTGGGCGTGCTGGCGGCAGTGCCGCTCGCGGCGCCGCTCCTCTTGCGGGCCGCCGGGCGGCTGCGCCCGCCGCGGCGGCTGGGGGTCGCCTTCGGGGCGCGCGACCTCGCCGCCCACCTGCGCGCCACCGCCGTCCCCGCCGGCGCCCTGGCGGTGGCGGTGAGCATGCTCGTCGGCATCACCGTGATGATCGGGAGCTTCCGGCACACGGTCGAGGACTGGCTCTCGGCCACCCTGCGGGCCGACGTCTACGTGACCTCGCCCTCGTGGCGGCGCGGCCGGACGGACGCGGTGCTGGCGCCGGAGGTGGTGGCGCGGCTCGCGGCGGCGCCCGGCGTGCGGCGGGTGGAGCGGCTCCGGCAGGTGACGGGCGAGGTGCTCGGGCGGCGCGTGCCGGTCTCCGGGTTCGACGCCGCGCCGGCGGCCGGGCGGGTGCAGCTCCTCGCCGGCGATCCCGCCGCCGCGCTCGCGAAGGTGGCGGGGGAGGGGCAGGTCCTCGTCTCCGAGCCGCTGGCGCGCAAGGCGGGGCTCGCGCCGGGGGACCGCCTCGCGATCGACTTCCCGGCCGCCGGGGCGAGGGCGGGCCCGCGGCGCTACGTCATCGCCGGCGTCTATCGCGACTACGGCAGCGAGGGGGGCGCCATCCTGATGGACCTCGCGGCCCTGGCGGAGGCGGCCGGCCCCGGGCCGCTCACGAACGTCGCCCTGGACCTGGCGCCGGGCGCCGACGTGGAGGGCGAGGTGGCACGGCTGCGGCGCGAGTTCCAGGGCGAGGCGCTGGTGGTGCGCTCGAACCGCACCCTCCGGACGGAGGTGCTCGCCATCTTCGAGCAGACCTTCGCCGTGACGCGGCTCCTGCAGGGGATGAGCCTGGTGGTGGCGGTGGCCGGGGTGGCGCTGGCGCTGCTCGTGCTCGCGCGGGAGCGGTCGGCCGAGGTCGCGCTCCTGCGCGCGCTCGGCGCGACGCGCGGGCAGATCTTCCGCCTCTTCGTGGGGCGCGCGCTCGGCATCGCGCTGGCGGGCCTGGTCCTCGGGGCGGCCGGCGGCGCCGGGTTGGCGCTCGTCCTCGTCCAGGTGATCAACCCCGCCTGGTTCGGCTGGTCTCTCGCGCTCCACGCGCCGTGGAGGGTGCTCGCGAGCCAGGGGGCCCTGCTGCTGACGGCCGCGGTCGCGGCCGGGATCTACCCCGCCGCGCGCGCCAGCCGCACCCCGGCCACGGAGCTCGCCCGCGATGCGCTCTGA
- a CDS encoding bacteriohemerythrin translates to MPTWNPSLTVGVTAIDEQHQELFQRADALLEAMRAGKSTEEVKPLLEFLDAYCARHFASEERVMRERGYPGLEEHLAQHRTFVGNFQKVAEQFELKGASPTVTIALQQLVCGWLVGHIGAVDKRLGAFLAGQQVRMTV, encoded by the coding sequence ATGCCGACCTGGAATCCGAGCCTCACCGTGGGTGTCACGGCCATCGACGAGCAGCACCAGGAGCTCTTCCAGCGCGCCGACGCGCTGCTGGAGGCGATGCGCGCCGGCAAGTCCACCGAGGAGGTGAAGCCGCTGCTCGAGTTCCTCGACGCGTACTGCGCCCGCCACTTCGCCTCCGAGGAGCGGGTCATGCGCGAGCGCGGCTACCCGGGGCTGGAGGAGCACCTGGCGCAGCACCGCACCTTCGTCGGCAACTTCCAGAAGGTGGCGGAGCAGTTCGAGCTGAAGGGGGCCTCGCCGACGGTCACCATCGCCCTGCAGCAGCTCGTCTGCGGCTGGCTGGTGGGGCACATCGGCGCCGTCGACAAGCGGCTGGGGGCCTTCCTGGCCGGCCAGCAGGTCCGGATGACGGTCTAG
- a CDS encoding PrsW family glutamic-type intramembrane protease: MSTEGLAWLAACVALAATWVVAVAWQPGRTGATALRGIAGGAIALAAAWLAYRAAAAAGLDLRWEWLSAGAWPALGAAAAIGIIEEGAKLLGIALAVSPPRRGHRRRNVLGTSAAAVAVFAVAEAALALRGASWPLALSRAALGPVAHGLLAAPFAVALAEATAAPRGRLALRVAAAAAIAAALHGLGDFCVARAGWGRFGFAAALLLPALWLFARARARPARGAQMGGRLRAPYPVSST; this comes from the coding sequence ATGAGCACAGAAGGCCTCGCCTGGCTGGCCGCCTGCGTTGCGCTCGCCGCGACCTGGGTCGTCGCCGTCGCCTGGCAGCCGGGGCGCACCGGGGCGACGGCGCTGCGCGGGATCGCCGGCGGCGCCATCGCGCTCGCGGCCGCGTGGCTCGCCTACCGCGCCGCCGCGGCGGCCGGCCTCGACCTCCGCTGGGAGTGGCTCTCGGCCGGCGCCTGGCCGGCGCTCGGGGCGGCGGCGGCCATCGGGATCATCGAGGAGGGCGCGAAGCTCCTCGGCATCGCGCTCGCCGTCTCGCCGCCGCGCCGGGGCCACCGCCGGCGCAACGTGCTCGGGACGAGCGCCGCGGCGGTCGCGGTGTTCGCGGTGGCGGAGGCGGCGCTGGCGCTGCGCGGCGCGAGCTGGCCGCTCGCGCTCTCGCGCGCGGCGCTCGGGCCGGTGGCGCACGGGCTGCTCGCCGCGCCCTTCGCGGTGGCGCTGGCGGAGGCGACCGCGGCGCCGCGCGGGCGGCTCGCGCTGCGGGTCGCGGCGGCGGCGGCGATCGCGGCGGCGCTGCACGGGCTGGGCGACTTCTGCGTGGCGCGCGCGGGCTGGGGCCGGTTCGGCTTCGCCGCCGCGCTGCTGCTCCCGGCGCTCTGGCTCTTCGCGCGCGCCCGGGCCCGGCCGGCGCGCGGCGCTCAGATGGGCGGCCGGCTGCGCGCCCCGTACCCGGTCAGCTCGACGTAG
- a CDS encoding HAMP domain-containing methyl-accepting chemotaxis protein, which produces MRQGRSSRLTIRTRVLVALTGVALTTGVVGGVGCWRLLGIEARFEESSRDAVAMTQLAEAERGLWELRFALPNYLLGDAARRAALRDGARRWLDQVEANLARFRAGRNDPATAGLLAQWDASYSTYVASRPRFFDLVDAGRADEAKELRANVTNPAAARSVEALGKLIQLGQARFEQEKATARASVEASLRVLVLLTIAAAVAAIATALAVAGLTARSVARVAGEAQRLTTAVSEGRLGARADPELVEPEFRIVIDGMNRTVDAFVAPIRLTAEYVARIANHEIPPRITDEYRGDFALVKENLNRCIDAVAQLDGDADRLARGIAAGDLSLRIELAGHQGTFRKVAEAMNQALESCAVPLRRAREVLERLARHDLRARMDGEHRGEFAALKVAIDAAAGALDETMALVADSVEQVSAASTEIAGSSQEIAAGASAQAASLERTQTSLEGIAASTRSAAASAQEAGALAGQARGTAQDGARAMERMSEAMVEIRRCADGTRQIIRDISEIAFQTNLLALNAAVEAARAGDAGRGFAVVAEEVRSLAQRAKSAAVKTEELIQESVRQAAQGESTSAHVGAKLGEILASVASLSDVVGGISASTAQQAAGIGLLGTTVAEVGKVTQENAASAEQSSAAAGELSRQSDELAALVRGFELSRRARRAHAATRLADEPSAGLT; this is translated from the coding sequence ATGCGCCAGGGCCGTTCGAGCCGGTTGACCATCCGCACCCGCGTCCTCGTCGCCTTGACGGGCGTGGCGCTCACGACCGGGGTGGTGGGCGGGGTCGGCTGCTGGCGCCTGCTCGGGATCGAGGCCCGTTTCGAGGAGAGCTCCAGGGACGCGGTCGCGATGACCCAGCTCGCCGAGGCGGAGCGCGGGCTGTGGGAGCTGCGGTTCGCGCTCCCCAACTACCTCCTCGGGGACGCGGCCCGGCGCGCCGCGCTCCGGGACGGAGCGCGGCGCTGGCTCGACCAGGTCGAGGCGAACCTGGCGCGGTTCCGGGCCGGGAGGAACGATCCCGCGACGGCGGGGCTGCTGGCGCAGTGGGACGCCTCGTACTCCACGTACGTGGCGTCGAGGCCGCGGTTCTTCGACCTCGTCGACGCCGGGCGGGCTGACGAGGCGAAGGAGCTCCGCGCGAACGTCACGAACCCCGCAGCCGCGCGCTCCGTCGAGGCGCTCGGGAAGCTCATCCAGCTCGGGCAGGCCCGGTTCGAGCAGGAGAAGGCGACCGCGCGCGCCAGCGTGGAGGCCTCGCTCCGCGTGCTCGTCCTGCTGACCATCGCGGCGGCGGTCGCGGCGATCGCCACCGCCCTCGCCGTAGCGGGCTTGACGGCGCGCTCCGTGGCGCGCGTCGCCGGAGAGGCGCAGCGCCTCACCACGGCCGTCTCGGAAGGGCGCCTGGGCGCCCGCGCCGATCCCGAGCTGGTCGAGCCCGAGTTCCGGATCGTGATCGACGGGATGAACCGGACCGTGGACGCCTTCGTGGCCCCCATCCGGCTGACGGCGGAGTACGTGGCGCGCATCGCGAACCACGAGATCCCTCCCAGGATCACCGACGAGTACCGGGGCGACTTCGCGCTCGTGAAGGAGAACCTCAACCGCTGCATCGACGCGGTCGCCCAGCTCGACGGCGACGCCGACCGCCTCGCCCGCGGGATCGCGGCCGGCGACCTGTCGCTGCGCATCGAGCTGGCGGGCCACCAGGGCACCTTCCGGAAGGTGGCCGAGGCCATGAACCAGGCCCTCGAGTCGTGCGCGGTGCCGCTGCGGCGCGCGCGCGAGGTCCTGGAGCGGCTCGCCCGGCACGATCTGCGGGCGCGCATGGATGGGGAGCACCGAGGCGAGTTCGCCGCCCTGAAGGTGGCCATCGACGCGGCGGCCGGCGCGCTGGACGAGACCATGGCGCTGGTCGCGGACTCGGTCGAGCAGGTCTCGGCCGCCTCGACGGAGATCGCGGGCTCCAGCCAGGAGATCGCGGCCGGCGCGAGCGCGCAGGCCGCCAGCCTCGAGCGGACGCAGACGTCGCTCGAGGGCATCGCGGCGTCGACCCGGAGCGCCGCCGCCAGCGCGCAGGAGGCGGGCGCGCTCGCGGGGCAGGCGAGGGGCACCGCCCAGGACGGCGCGCGCGCGATGGAGCGCATGAGCGAGGCGATGGTGGAGATCCGCCGGTGCGCCGACGGGACGCGCCAGATCATCCGGGACATCTCGGAGATCGCCTTCCAGACCAACCTCCTCGCGCTCAACGCCGCGGTCGAGGCGGCGCGGGCGGGCGACGCGGGCCGGGGCTTCGCGGTCGTGGCCGAGGAGGTGCGGTCGCTCGCCCAGCGCGCCAAGAGCGCTGCCGTCAAGACGGAGGAGCTCATCCAGGAGTCCGTCAGGCAGGCGGCGCAGGGCGAGAGCACGAGCGCGCACGTGGGCGCGAAGCTTGGCGAGATCCTGGCGAGCGTCGCCTCGCTCTCGGACGTCGTGGGCGGGATCTCCGCCTCGACCGCGCAACAGGCGGCCGGCATCGGGCTCCTCGGCACGACGGTCGCCGAGGTGGGAAAGGTCACGCAGGAGAACGCGGCCAGCGCCGAGCAGTCCTCCGCGGCCGCGGGCGAGCTGTCGCGCCAATCCGACGAGCTGGCGGCGCTGGTCCGCGGCTTCGAGCTCTCGCGCCGCGCGCGCCGCGCGCACGCGGCCACCAGGCTCGCGGACGAGCCGTCCGCCGGCCTCACCTGA
- a CDS encoding ABC transporter ATP-binding protein, which translates to MRGGVEPEVLAFRDVTKRYPLAAGAEVEALRGVSLDVPAGRAVALIGRSGSGKSTFLHLAAGIDAPTRGAVRLMGRDLGQLSDRERTLARRDGVGLVFQFFHLLPHLTVLDNVLVPALIGGGDLAALRARAGALLARVGLSGRLAQPAQQLSGGEMQRVALCRALLRRPRLLLADEPTGNLDEATGQVVMELLLGLAREEGSALVYVTHSRELAALADETWRLHSGLLERA; encoded by the coding sequence ATGAGAGGCGGCGTGGAGCCCGAGGTCCTCGCCTTCCGCGACGTCACGAAGCGCTATCCGCTCGCCGCCGGCGCCGAGGTCGAGGCGCTGCGGGGCGTGTCGCTCGACGTGCCGGCCGGGCGCGCGGTGGCGCTCATCGGGCGCAGCGGCTCGGGGAAGTCCACCTTCCTCCACCTCGCCGCGGGCATCGACGCGCCCACCCGGGGCGCGGTGCGCCTCATGGGCCGCGACCTCGGCCAGCTCTCCGACCGCGAGCGCACGCTGGCGCGCCGCGACGGGGTGGGGCTCGTGTTCCAGTTCTTCCACCTCCTCCCGCACCTCACGGTGCTCGACAACGTGCTCGTGCCGGCGCTCATCGGCGGCGGCGACCTCGCCGCGCTGCGCGCGCGGGCCGGGGCGCTCCTGGCGCGGGTGGGGCTGTCCGGCCGGCTGGCGCAGCCGGCCCAGCAGCTCTCGGGGGGCGAGATGCAGCGGGTGGCGCTGTGCCGGGCGCTCCTGCGGCGCCCGCGCCTGCTCCTCGCCGACGAGCCCACCGGCAACCTGGACGAGGCCACCGGCCAGGTCGTGATGGAGCTCCTCCTCGGCCTCGCGCGCGAGGAGGGGAGCGCGCTCGTGTACGTCACCCACAGCCGGGAGCTGGCGGCGCTCGCCGACGAGACCTGGCGGCTGCACAGCGGCCTCCTCGAGCGGGCGTGA
- a CDS encoding lipocalin-like domain-containing protein, whose translation MRSEPRAALLALLLAAPAATSIATATATATATAATAPSTADGFRPAAPGYAWSFPRDHWKHDGYRTEWWYFTGRLSSVDPPGRELGYQLTFFRVGLLPERPPLDTPWASANLVMVHAAVSDLTGGAHLFGEVLWREMPYLGELAEFPRHPLAWARAAPGTPGRWTLDLAGGAFELAVEDRARGFAYRLRATPERPLVFQGPGGFSRKSAQEGYASLYYSYPRLATEGTVTLGGESWRVRGLSWMDRELGSSQLAPAQVGWDWFALHLADGRDLMLYLLRREDGAVDFARGTLVGPGGATRWLAQGELSVRADRSWRSPGSGATYPARWEVKVPSAGIALTVTPALADQENRSALAGGVFYWEGAVRATGPDGAPAGEGYVELTGYGARSRPPI comes from the coding sequence ATGCGCTCTGAGCCCCGGGCCGCGCTGCTCGCGCTCCTCCTCGCCGCGCCGGCCGCGACCTCGATCGCGACCGCGACGGCGACGGCGACAGCGACGGCGGCGACCGCGCCCTCGACCGCCGACGGGTTCCGCCCGGCCGCCCCGGGCTACGCCTGGTCCTTTCCGCGCGACCACTGGAAGCACGACGGGTACCGGACCGAGTGGTGGTACTTCACCGGGCGGCTCAGCTCGGTGGACCCGCCGGGGCGCGAGCTCGGCTACCAGCTCACCTTCTTCCGCGTGGGCCTGCTCCCGGAGCGGCCGCCGCTCGACACGCCCTGGGCGAGCGCGAACCTCGTCATGGTGCACGCGGCCGTCTCGGATCTCACCGGCGGCGCGCACCTCTTCGGCGAGGTGCTCTGGCGCGAGATGCCCTACCTCGGGGAGCTGGCCGAGTTCCCGCGCCACCCGCTCGCCTGGGCGCGGGCCGCGCCCGGCACGCCGGGGCGCTGGACGCTGGACCTCGCCGGTGGCGCCTTCGAGCTGGCGGTGGAGGACCGCGCCCGCGGCTTCGCCTACCGGCTGCGCGCCACCCCGGAGCGGCCGCTCGTGTTCCAGGGGCCCGGGGGGTTCTCGCGCAAGTCGGCCCAGGAGGGGTACGCCAGCCTCTACTACAGCTACCCCCGGCTCGCGACCGAGGGGACCGTGACGCTCGGTGGAGAGAGCTGGCGCGTGCGCGGCCTCTCCTGGATGGACCGCGAGCTCGGCTCCTCGCAGCTCGCGCCGGCGCAGGTGGGCTGGGACTGGTTCGCGCTCCACCTCGCCGACGGGCGCGACCTCATGCTCTACCTCCTGCGGCGGGAGGACGGGGCCGTCGACTTCGCGCGCGGCACGCTGGTCGGCCCCGGCGGCGCTACCCGCTGGCTGGCGCAGGGCGAGCTGTCGGTCCGCGCCGACCGCAGCTGGAGGAGCCCGGGCAGCGGGGCGACCTACCCTGCGCGGTGGGAGGTGAAGGTCCCGTCGGCCGGCATCGCGCTCACCGTGACCCCGGCGCTGGCGGACCAGGAGAACCGGAGCGCGCTCGCGGGCGGCGTCTTCTACTGGGAGGGGGCGGTGCGGGCCACCGGGCCGGACGGGGCGCCGGCGGGGGAGGGCTACGTCGAGCTGACCGGGTACGGGGCGCGCAGCCGGCCGCCCATCTGA
- a CDS encoding acyl-[acyl-carrier-protein] thioesterase translates to MLRHVERIPVHGYDTDAFGELALPALASYLQEVAGHHATALGCGLDALRPRGLTWVLVRQRVEAPRPIALGEELEIATWPSGLHPLVVTREFTVSGADGQELARASTAWLVLDLTARKPVRPEAVLDAALRPHLEAVAPVPPRLPPPAEGAPSRRFEVRYADIDLNRHVTNTSYLGWALEGVPEASWLAERASAVEVHYLAEARLGDAVRVRTEGGAGERLHAVVREADGRELARLRTRWAPR, encoded by the coding sequence ATGCTCCGCCACGTCGAGCGCATCCCCGTCCACGGCTACGACACCGACGCCTTCGGCGAGCTGGCCCTCCCGGCGCTCGCGAGCTACCTGCAGGAGGTCGCCGGCCACCACGCGACCGCCCTCGGCTGCGGGCTCGACGCGCTCCGCCCGCGCGGGCTGACCTGGGTGCTGGTCCGCCAGCGGGTCGAGGCGCCGCGGCCCATCGCCCTGGGGGAGGAGCTCGAGATCGCGACCTGGCCCTCCGGGCTCCACCCGCTGGTGGTCACGCGCGAGTTCACGGTGAGCGGAGCGGACGGCCAGGAGCTGGCGCGCGCCTCGACCGCCTGGCTGGTCCTCGACCTCACGGCGCGCAAGCCGGTCCGGCCGGAGGCGGTGCTCGACGCGGCGCTCCGGCCCCACCTCGAGGCGGTGGCCCCCGTCCCGCCGCGCCTGCCGCCGCCCGCGGAGGGCGCGCCGTCGCGGCGCTTCGAGGTCCGGTACGCCGACATCGACCTCAACCGCCACGTGACGAACACGAGCTACCTGGGCTGGGCGCTCGAGGGCGTGCCGGAGGCGAGCTGGCTCGCCGAGCGCGCCTCCGCCGTGGAGGTGCACTACCTCGCCGAGGCCCGGCTCGGCGACGCCGTGCGCGTGAGGACCGAGGGCGGCGCGGGGGAGCGGCTCCACGCGGTCGTGCGCGAGGCGGACGGCAGGGAGCTGGCCCGGCTCCGCACGCGCTGGGCGCCGCGGTGA